The window GCTCCTTCAAAGCCGATTTGTCGACACGGGCGACCGCTCCGCCCGACAGCACGCCATGGGTAATATAGGCAGCAACGCTCTTCGCGCCCTGGTCGAGTAGCGCCTGCGCCGCATTACACAGCGTGCCACCCGAATCGACGATGTCGTCAATCAGGATGCAGCTGCGCCCTTTGACATCACCGATGATGTTCATGACTTCGCTTTCGCCGGGGCGATCGCGGCGCTTGTCGACGATGGCGAGCGGGGCGTTGTCGAGGCGCTTGGCAAGCGCGCGGGCACGAACCACACCGCCGACGTCCGGAGAGACAACCATCAGGTCTTCATCGCCGTAACGCGCCTGAATATCCGCCGCCATGGTGGGCGCGGCATAGAGATTGTCCGTCGGGATATCGAAGAATCCCTGGATTTGCCCTGCATGCAGGTCGACGGCCAGCACGCGATCTGCACCCGCTTCGGTGATCAGATTGGCCACCAGCTTGGCCGAAATCGGGGTGCGCGGACCGGGCTTACGATCCTGACGCGCATACCCGAAATAGGGCACCACTGCCGTGATCCGCTTAGCCGATGCACGCCGCAGCGCATCGATACCGATCAGCAGCTCCATCAGATTGTCGTTCGCCGGAAAGCTCGTCGACTGGACGATGAACACGTCTTCGCCGCGCACGTTTTCGTGAATTTCGATGAAGACCTCTTCATCGGCAAAGCGGCGAACGCTCGCGTCAGTCAGCGGCACTTCCAGATATCCGGCAATAGCGCGGGCGAGCGGCAGATTGGAGTTGCCGGACATGATCTTCATGGCGAACGAATCCCTTTGAGCGAATGCTAGAGTGTGCCTAGCCGAGAGTCATAGAGGTGTAACAGGGCGCGCGGTCAGGTTTCCCCGATCAGAGCCGGTGCTCACCTTTGATCCAGCGGACCGTCCCTGAACTTGCGCGCATCACAACGCTTTCGGTCGTCATCACGCGGTCGCCATTGGGACGCTTCAGGCGCTTCACGCCGGAAAGTAGCGATCCTTCGGTGACGCCGGTCGCAGCAAAGATGCAATCGCCCTTGGCGAGATCTTCCAGCTTGTAGACCCGGTCCAAATCCTCAATGCCCCATTTTGCGGCACGGGCGCGCTCATCATCGTTGCGGAAGACGAGGCGACCGTTGAACTGGCCACCCACGCAGCGAAGCGCGGCTGCTGCGAGCACGCCCTCGGGTGCTCCGCCCTGGCCCATATACATGTCGATCGTGGTGTCCTGATCGGTCGTAGCGATCACACCGGCTACATCGCCATCGCCAATCAGGGCGACACCGCAGCCGAGACCGCGCAGCTCTGCAATCAGGTCGGCATGGCGGGGACGATCAAGCACGCAGACGATAATGTCCTTGGGCTCGACGCCTTTGGCAGCAGCAACAGCTTCGACATTCTCGGTAACGCTCTTGTCGAGGCTGATCACGTCTGCGGGATAACCCGGACCGACGGCGATCTTGTCCATATAGACATCGGGAGCGTTGAGCAGGCAGCCTTCTTCGGCTGCAGCCAGTACGGCGAGCGCATTCGGGCCAGCCTTTGCGGTGATGGTCGTGCCTTCCAGCGGATCGAGAGCAATGTCGATCTTGGGTCCTTTGCCCGGCGCGCCGCCGACTTTCTCACCGATGTAGAGCATCGGCGCTTCATCGCGCTCGCCTTCACCGATCACCACGGTGCCATCCATGTAGAGGGTATCGAAGGCGCGGCGCATGGCCTCCACGGCCGCGGCGTCAGCGGCTTTCTCGTCCCCGCGACCAATCAGATCGGATGCGGCAATCGCGGCGCTTTCGGTGACGCGCACCATCTCCAGCACCAGTACCCGGTCAAGTACGCTCTGCTCTTTTGAACCCGTCGAATTCATCGGTAATTCAGCCTCCAACGCCTCTGTTGCGGCTCGCTTAGCAGGAGGGTCGCGGATGTCGAGGCTATTGGTCGCAATGTGCGCCGCGAGTGCCGCTTTTTCGGTCTCGGCGGCGGCACAGGAGGTGTATGGCCCGCTCGTCGGCACCGAAGTTGATGAAGAAGTCCCCGTCACCATTGTCGAAGAAAGGCCATGCGAAACGCAGACGCGGGAGGATGGCGCGATCCTCGTCTGCCGACAGGTCGACGAGACCAAACGATACCGCTCCCCACTGCCGCGCGAAGTCCAATCGGACCGGCGCATCATCCCCGGCCTTACCGATCCGCCCTGCTGGGTCACCAATCCCGGGGCTGTCGGCACGCCCTCGTGCATGCGCGTCGGCTACGCACCGGAGCCTGCATATATGCTCGACTTCTCCACCCTGCCGGAGCCGCTCGCTAGCGATGAGGCTGAGCAGGTGACTGAGGTTGAGAATGACGCTTTGCCTGCAGACAATTTGTCAGGCGAACGCGTGCCGATAGACCTGTCTGAAGACGACTAGCCGAGCAGCCGCATTACCAGCGGCTCTTCAACGAGGCTGGGTGATCCGTCGAGCAGAGCCAACGCCTTGCTCACCGCAGCTTCGGGCGATTCGTGCGTCACCATGCCGATCAGGACCGGCACATCGTCACCATCCGGCTGGCCATGCTGGATAAAGCTTTCGATCGACACTTCGGCATCGCGCATGGCGGCGGTAATTTCTGCCAAAACCCCCGGGCGATCGGCGACCACCATGCGGATGTAGGCGCGATTGCGGCGGTGCCCCGGATCGGCAGGCGCGCTTTCTTCCAGCGCAGATACGGGAATGGAAAATGGTGGCGGCGTGTTGCCGCGTGCCATGTCGATAAGGTCTGCCACGACCGCGCTCGCAGTCGGGCCATCGCCCGCGCCCGCGCCTTCGAACAGCAGTCGACCCGAGAAATTGCCTTCTCCAACAACGGCGTTGGTCGGGCCGGACACGCCTGCCAGCGGATGATCCTTGGCCACCAGATAGGGAGCTACGCGCTGGAACAGCTGGCGCGATTCCTCGCTGCCCGACACATCCGCAAGGCCTATCAGGCGAATGACGTAGCCCAGCGCATCGGCCTGCGCGATATCGGCGGCGCGAATGCGGCTGATACCGCTGGTATCGACCGAAGCGAAATCCAGCCGTGTGCCAAATCCGAGTGCAGCGAGGATCGAGAGCTTGTGCGCGGCGTCCACGCCTTCGATATCGAATGTGGGATCTGCCTCGGCGTAGCCCAGCGACTGCGCTTCCGAGAGCACGTCGGCGAAGTCCCGGCCCGTACTCTCCATTTCCGAAAGGATGTAATTGCAGGTGCCGTTGAGAATACCATAGATGCGCTCGATCCGATTGGCAGCCGCGCCTTCGCCAAGGCCCTTGATGGCCGGAATGCCGCCAGCAACGGCTGCTTCATAGCGCAGTGCAGCGCCGCTTTGCTCGGCAAGTTCCGCCAACTCCAACCCGTGATGTGCGACCATTGCCTTGTTCGCGGTGACGAGGCCCTTTCCGTTCTCCAGCGCCTTGCGCGCCAGAGCGAGAGCCGGTCCATCAGATCCGCCAACCAGTTCCACCACGACATCGACATCATCGCGCGCAGCAAATGCGGTCATATCGTCTTCCCAGGCGTAAGCGGACAGATCGACCCCGCGATCCTTGGCACGGTCTCGTGCGGACACGGCGACGATCTCGATCGGGCGCCCTGCACGACGGGCAATCAGCGCGCCGTTTTCATCAAGCAGCCGGATGACGCCAGCACCCACGGTGCCAAGCCCCGCCAAAGCGATACGCAAACTCTCTGCCATAATTCCCCGTCTGGCTTTCCCGCTGAATTGCTCTGGCCCGCGTTACGAACAGAGCCAGTCAGGGGCAAGCGAGATGGGCTTCGCTGCGATCAATGAAAACTTCGCTGAGTCGAATTCGCGCTCAGCTGTATCGGCGTTCACACGGGCCAAGCTGCTCGCGAACGAACGCGTAGTCTTCACGTGCGCGGCGCCGCGATTCGGCATCGTTCTGCAGAAATGCGCCGTCCGCCAGCGTTTCGGGCAGGAAACATGCGAAGCGGAACCAGGCGAGTGTCTCAGGCTCTGGTGGACGTGCCGATACGTCGACGATCTCGCCCAGCGATACGCCCCATTCGGGCGCCCGTCCCGGGCGGCGGATGACCGTGAGAGAGACTGGCGCACCCGTGGTCGTCTCGACAAACATCTGCGTTTCGGATTCGCCGGCAAGGTTACCCGGTACGGAAATCACATCGCGCACCCCGGTAATCGGCGGCGGCGCATCGGCAGCGGCAATCTGCCGGAGAACCCGCCGCACCCGCTCCTGCAGTATCGGGCCTGAAGGGAACATCGCGCGCGAGGAAATCAGCTGCACGGCATTGGGCTGCGTCATCGACATATCGGCGAAGATCACGAAGTTGCGCTCTTCCCAGTCGGGAGCATCGCCATCGGCCTCTCGATCGGTCTCGGTCACAAAAACAAGCGACTCGCCGACGCCGCGCGGTGCAGTCAGCAGGTTCTGCGTCAGCGATTCGATATAGAGTCGCACACGATTGGCCGGAACATTCGGCGCGCGCTCCTGCGAAAATGCAATCGCCTCGTCAATCTGCACGGTCGCTACCAATTCGGCTTCGAGCGCGAAGGTTACCAGATCTGCATAGGTGGGGTCTTCGCCCGGGCCGAGCTCTGCTGTCATTCCATCGCCGCGGTCCTGCGAGAGCGCGGGAAGCGAAGGCAATGTCGTCGAGCAGGCGGCGAGAAGGCTTGCCGCAGCGGTTGCGAATGTCAGGCGCGCAGGATGGCGAAAATGCGGACGCTTCGGTGCAATATTCATGCGAATCTCTCTCACCCTATCGAAAGGTGTTTTGCAATGGCGAGAGCGTAATGCCCATTGCCCTCGACCATTCGAGCGCCGCCACCAGTTTTCATTTTTCTTTGTCCATCAAAGGCAAGTGCGCTGAATCGTGACTTAATGGGAAAAGCATTTGCCCATACCCTTCCGTCCCGTTAAGACGCGCCCCGAAAGGCCCCGGGATAACAAAAATAATCCGGATGTGGCCAATCGGGCACTAATCTTACGTTGCTTGGTTGGTCTTGCAGGACAGAAATTGGGCTGGACAACAATCCGCCGCGACTGGCAGGGTGCGAATCTTGTCGGTCGAGTAGCCGGGCTTTGTCCCGGTGTAGTTAATGGAGTGAAGGGACTGGATGGCTTACGCTGACCAAGAAATGAGCGGTAGTCGCATCATCGCGATTATTATCGTTGCCCTTATTCACATCGGTATGGGCTATGCGCTTGTTACCGGTCTCGCCTATTCAGCTTTCAAGGAAGCTGTTGAGCGCGTGACCACCGTGGATATTGAGGAACCGCCGCCACCACCTGAGGAAGAACCGCCGCCACCGCCGCCGGAGCAGGAAGTTGCTCCGCCGCCGCCGGTTGCGCCCCCGCCGCCGATCAATGTCGCGCCAAATCCGCCGCCTGTGCGGGTGCAGCCGAACATTCCGCCGCCGGCACCGATCAGCCGTGTTGTGCCGCCGCCGGCTCCGCCTGCTCCTGCTGCACCGCCGCCGCCGCCGCCCGCACCGGATCTTTCGCGTCCGGCTCAGCCGGAAGGCCAGGCACGCTGGCAGCGTCGTATCATCGAAAACTACCCTTCACGCGCCCTGCGCCGTGAGATCGAAGGTACGGTGGGCGTCAGCGTCACGATCGGAGCCGATGGCCGCGTTGCGTCATGTCGCGTGACACGCTCTGCCGATCCGATCCTGGACGAGGCTGCGTGTGATGACATGCGTCGTTATGCTCGCTTCAGTCCGGCATTAGACCGTAGTGGCAACCCGACTTCGGGTAGCTGGGCAACCAACATCGTTTATCAGATCAACTAATTCAGAATTCTCTTAGAAGAGGAAAAAAGCATGCTTATCGATTTTCTGGCCGCTGGTACGGCCGATGGGGCCCCAAAGACCGATTTCGGTTTCGTCGCGGCAATGGAAGAGGGTGGCCCTGTCGCCTGGTTCATCCTTGGCATCATGATCATTATGTCGGTCGGCTCGTTCTACATCCTGATCACCAAGTACTTTGAACAGAACAAGGTGATGAAAGAATACCGCTCCAACCGCGCCGCTTTCTGGCGTGCAGGCTCGCTGAAAGACGGCGCCACCAAGTTCGAAAAGAACAGTGCATGGCGCCAGCTGGTCGACGACGGCATCCGTGCCGGCGACGAGTCCGCCAAGATGACCGACAGCCTGGAATCGCACGATTGGCTGCACGGCACGCTCGCTCGTTCGGAAGCTTCGATCAATGCAAAACTTGCTAGCGGTCTACCCTTCCTCGCAACCGTGGGTGCAACCGCTCCCTTCGTCGGTCTGCTCGGTACGGTGATCGGTATTTACAACGCACTGATCAAGATTGGTGCCACCGGTTCGGCTTCGATCGACCAGGTTGCCGGTCCGGTGGGTGAGGCCCTGATCATGACCGCTATCGGTCTGCTCGTGGCTGTGCCTGCTGTGTTCGCCTACAACTATCTGCAGTCGCGCAACCGCAAGATCGCTTCGATGCTCTCGGGCTTCTCGACCGATCTGCAGGCCAACATCACCTCTAACGGTGCGGTGAAGCCGACCCTGCCGACAGCTGCTAACAAGGCCCCTGCTCCGGCAAAGGCCGCTCCGGCGAAGGCAGCTCCTGCCACCGCGCCGAAGAAGTAAGCTAGACTGTATGAATTGGCGGGCACCTTCGCATGCTGGTGCCCGCCGCTTCCTCACTTACGTGAAATAGGAAAAGACACATGGCAATTCAGTTGGGCGGCGAAGAGACACCGATGTCCGACATCAACACGACGCCGCTCGTCGACGTCATGTTGGTGCTTCTGATCATCTTCCTGATCGCGGTTCCGGTGGCCATCCAGACCGTCGAAGAACTGCGGATCCCGATCATCGAGACGCAGGAATCGGACGACAAGGTCGAAAACCTGCTGATTACCGTGACCACGACGGATGCACAGGGCCGTACGCCCGACACCATCCGCAGCGGTTTCACCGGTGCCACGCGTGATGGCGAGTGCCGCGTGTTCCTCAACAACACCACGCTGGTGGACTCGACAGAACTGTACGATCGGGCATTCGAACGTCTCGATGCCATCGTTCAGCGCGCAGGTGGCCCAGAAGCTATCATGGCCGATCCGGAGCTGATCCCGCAGGTCCATATCCGTGGTGACGTGAACGCGCCATGGCGCTGCGTCGCAGGAACGATTTTCAACGTGCAGGCCGCCGGTTATCCGACCGTCGCCTTCATCTCGAACCCGGTTGACCCTGAAGGCTGATCGCCTCCACCAATCGCGGTTGAAAGAGTAATTTAGGAGTACGCAATCATGGCAATGTCAGGTGGCAGTGATGATGGCTCGCCGATGATGGAAATGAACATGACGCCGTTGATCGACGTCCTGCTCGTTCTTCTCATCATGTTTATCATCACCATCCCCGTGGCGACCCACGCCATCAACATCGACCTGCCGTCTCCGGTCAACAATCCGGACACTCCGGAGGTTGAGCCGATCAAGAACAAGATCGTGCTTACGCAGGACGGCCAGATCCTCTGGAACGACCAGTCGATCAGCCAGGGCGAACTGGTGGGCAACCTCCAGGAATCGCTCGGCTTCGCGGTTGAGCCTGAACTGCAGTTCGAACCTGAGCCCCTCGCCAGCTATGAGCTTGCAGCGGAGGTGCTCTCGATCATCAAGGCATCGGGCGTCACCAAGTTCGGTTTTGTCGGCAACGAGCGGTATCGCCAATTCTCTGCCGAATAATCAGCCGAGACAAGAAACACGAAAAGGGCGGCTTCGGTCGCCCTTTTTTGTGCCTGACCCGGATTGGGCTAAATAGAGCGGTCCGCAATTATGGCTGCGAGGAAACCAGCTCGCATCAATCCAAACATTTGACTTCCCAGAGCTCTTGTGATGTTATGTTGTGACATACAAGGAAGAGGAGAACAGATATGGCTATCAAGTCCCGCCTGTTGGAACGTCGTTACACCGCCCACGCCCAGCCGATGAGCGAGCTCAACATTACCCCGCTGATCGACGTTCTGCTGGTCCTGCTCGTCATGCTGATCATCTCCATCCCCATCGCCACCAACTCGATTGAAGTCGATTTGCCGAATGGTCGTCTGGTCGGACCGGAAAGCCCGCAGATTGCTCTGATCGTGACCGAAGGCGGCGCGGTCCTATGGAATGGCGAACCGGTCGACCGCCCGACTCTCGAGGACCGCCTCGCCCTCGCTGCGACTGCACCCGACGCGCCTGTGATCAGCTTCGAACCAGAAGCCAATGCGAGCTACAATGACAGCGTGCAGGTCATCAATCTGGTTGATGATGCCAACATCACCAAATTCGCCTTCGCCGGAGCGCACCAATACCGCACCTTCGATGCCGAGTAGGCTCCGGCGCAAGCGCTGGCTCCACCTGCCCCACGATCATGGTGAGCCGCTTAGACAGCCTCGCTATGATGTGGTGGCAGGGGTCCTGTTCACGGTTACGGGCATGCTGATCTGGACGGACTATCCTGTTCCAACGCACGCCGTGACCTTTGATCTCCCATCCCCGTTGCCGTCTGCATATCATTCGGAGCGCGAAGAGATGGTCAATCGTGTCGGCCTCACCGAGGCCGGCGTCACAACCTTCAATGGCAACCCCGTCAGCCTTTACGAACTTTGGGATCAGCTAGCACTCGGCATGTCTGAACCCATCGAACCACTGGTTGTATTCGATCCCCATCCCGATGCTGCTTATGGCGAAGCAGCGCGGACTCTGGTGGCCATCAAGGCTTCCGGCGTGACCAAATTCTGCTTTGCCCGCCAAGAGGCTCGCGAAACCTTTGGGGACGGAAGCGAAAATCGCCTTTATGTCGTGCCCCAAACGCGGAATTCCTATGCTCGCCGCACGATAATCTTCCCGCCGACGGACTGCTCCGACGAACTCATCCAGTCCAGCCATCCGCGCTAACCTCCCAATCCCCCCGGCAGTCCATCCACCCGCATTGCCGCGCCAGCCAGCGTTTCCGCCTCCAGCAGCAGCTCGTCATCCGCCCCGCCTTGAGGCACAGCCTCGCGACCGATCATCACCATTACCGGCACGGCGAGCGGGCTGACGCGGTCCAGCTCTACGAACTCCAGCCGCTCGGCCGCCGTATCGAGCAGGTCGCCCAAACGACCGATATCGGTCATCTTCTCGCGCGCATCGGCCCAGGCGGCTTCGATCAGGACATGGTCGGGTTCGTATTTGCGCAGCACGTCGTAGATGAGGTCGGTGCTGAAAGTGACCTGCCGCCCGCTCTTCTTCTTGCCGGGATGCTGGCGCTCCACCAATCCACCGATCACGGCAACTTCGCGGAAGGCGCGGCGCAGGAGGTGGCTGTCTTGCACCCAGTCGATGAACTCATCAGTCAGGATATCGGGCGAGAGCAGCGGGCGCGGATCTTCCACCGGCTTCAGGCTCCACACCGCGAGCGAGTAGTCATTCGCCACAAAGCCGCCCGGCATCATACCCAGCGCCTCCATGCGCGATGTGATCAGCATGCCCAGCGACTGGTTCGCGTTCCACCCGGTGAACGTATAGTAGACCGTGTAGTGCTTGCCCCCATGCGGGAAGCTTTCGACCAGTAGATTGTCCGGCCCCGGCAACTGACTGCGCCAATCCTGCACTTCCAGCCATTCGCGCACATCGTCGGGAAAGCGCGCCCAGCCCGCGCGATCGGTCAGCAGGCCGCGGACCCGGTCCGCCAGATGGGTGGTGAGCGGCAGGCGCAGCCCGCCATAGCTGGGGATCATCGCCGATTTCTTGCTGGCCCGCACGATCAGCTCCATATCCTTGAGCTGTTCCACTTCGACATTCACCCCGGCGAACTGGAAAGTGTCTCCCGGCCTCAGCGAGGCGGCGAAGCGTTCCTCCACCTTGCCGAGCGATCGCCCGTTGCGGAAGCGCACTTCCAGCATCTCCGCATCCACGATGATGCCCGCATTCATGCGGTGCTGATAGGCGCGTTCGGGATGGGTGAGCCGCCAGACACCGTCCTTGTCGCGCGTGATCCGCTTGAACTTGTCGTAAGCCCGGAGCGCGTACCCGCCGGTGGCGACGAACTGCAAAACGCGCTCCCATGTCGGCTTGTCGATGGAGGCATAGGGCAGGCAGCTGGTCACTTCGGCGAGCAGCGCATCTTCGTGGAATGGCCCGGCGCAGGCGCAGCCCATCACATGCTGGGCGAGCACATCGAGACCGCCGGGGCGGAACTCCTCGCCATCGCGCTTGCCTTCCTCCACCGCTTCGAGCGCGGCGGTCGCCTCGAGGAACTCGAAGCGGTTACCCGGCACCAGCAATGCGCGGCTTGGTGTGTCGAGCCGGTGACCTGCGCGCCCGATGCGCTGGAGCAGGCGCGATGAGCCCTTGGGCGCACCCATCTGGACGACGAGGTCGATATCGCCCCAGTCGACACCAAGATCGAGCGAGGCGGTACACACCAGCGCCCGCAACTTCCCTTCGGCCATCGCCGCTTCCACCTTGCGTCGCGCCTCTTTGGACAGCGAGCCGTGGTGGATGCCGATGGGTAGATTGTCCTCATTCGCATCCCAGAGGTGCTGGAAGATGTACTCGGCCAGGAAGCGGGTATTGGTGAAGACCAGCGTGGTGCGATTGTCGCGAATGCGCTGGTAGAGCTGCGCGATGGACCACGTCGCAGCATGCCCGCCCCACGGCACACGCTCTTCATCGGGCAGCAGGATTTCGACTTCGGGTTCGGCCCCGCTTTCGCCCTCGACCAACTCGACACTATCGACATCCCCATCGGGCGCGATCCAGTCGCGAAAGGCATCGGGATCGGCCACTGTGGCAGAGAGCGCCGCGCGTTGCATATCGGGCGCGATGGCTTGCAGGCGAGTAAGCGCAAGTGCCAGCAAGTCACCACGCTTCTGTGTCGCAAAGGCATGGACCTCGTCCACCACCACCCGCTTCAAGCCTTTGAACAGCTCGAAGCTGTCATCATAGCTGAGCAGGAGCGACAGGCTTTCGGGCGTGGTCAGCAACACGTGCGGCGGCTTGCTGCGCTGGCGACGCTTCTTGTCGGACGAGGTATCGCCGCTGCGCGTTTCGATGCGCAGGCCCAGCTCCATCTCCTCCACCGGCGTGATGAGGTTGCGCTGCACATCGTGTGCGAGCGCTTTCAGCGGTGAGACGTAGAGCGTGTGCAGCCCTTCCGGCGGTTTGGCCCCATCCAGCCGTGACGGCGTGAAGTCGGCCAGAGTCGGCAGGAAGCCTGCAAGCGTCTTGCCCGCACCCGTATCGGCGACGAGCATCGCATGTTTGCCGCTGTCAGCCGCGGCCAGCATCTCCGCCTGGTGTCGCCGAACCCGCCAACCTCGCCCGGCAAACCACGATTCGATTTCGGGAGGGACGCCCGCGCTGGTCATTCAGCATGCCTTCCCGAGGAGGGGGTGTGACAGGTGTGACAGTGTCCAAGAGAGAAAAAATTCGCCCGCAATTCTCCCGCCATCACAAAGCGTTAGCGGAGAAGAGAGGAAGCGGATCATATGTGCCTTGTTTCAGAAACCTTCGCTGTAGGAAATGGTGTCGCCACCCCCGTACTGCAACTACAGCGCGGCGAACTGCGCAGGGCTTACTTCATCGCGGCGTTCCAGCATCGCCTCATGCAGTGCGATGGCGGTGCGGCAGGTGTTCTCGGAATTGCCATTGGCATGCGCAGCGCGGATGAAACGCAGTTCCAACCCGGTGCGCTCCGCCGCCGCCTCGAAAGCCCAATCGGGGATTGAACCGATCTCACTCGCGTCGCCCTCAGTTTGAACGCTGAACAAATTCGGGGTCAGAGCCAATTCGGCCGACAAGCTGCGTTCGAAGCGCAC is drawn from Aurantiacibacter sp. MUD61 and contains these coding sequences:
- a CDS encoding ribose-phosphate pyrophosphokinase, with amino-acid sequence MKIMSGNSNLPLARAIAGYLEVPLTDASVRRFADEEVFIEIHENVRGEDVFIVQSTSFPANDNLMELLIGIDALRRASAKRITAVVPYFGYARQDRKPGPRTPISAKLVANLITEAGADRVLAVDLHAGQIQGFFDIPTDNLYAAPTMAADIQARYGDEDLMVVSPDVGGVVRARALAKRLDNAPLAIVDKRRDRPGESEVMNIIGDVKGRSCILIDDIVDSGGTLCNAAQALLDQGAKSVAAYITHGVLSGGAVARVDKSALKELVITDSIQPTDAAHESDRIRVLTIAPLLGEAMRRIADESSVSSLFD
- the glpX gene encoding class II fructose-bisphosphatase produces the protein MNSTGSKEQSVLDRVLVLEMVRVTESAAIAASDLIGRGDEKAADAAAVEAMRRAFDTLYMDGTVVIGEGERDEAPMLYIGEKVGGAPGKGPKIDIALDPLEGTTITAKAGPNALAVLAAAEEGCLLNAPDVYMDKIAVGPGYPADVISLDKSVTENVEAVAAAKGVEPKDIIVCVLDRPRHADLIAELRGLGCGVALIGDGDVAGVIATTDQDTTIDMYMGQGGAPEGVLAAAALRCVGGQFNGRLVFRNDDERARAAKWGIEDLDRVYKLEDLAKGDCIFAATGVTEGSLLSGVKRLKRPNGDRVMTTESVVMRASSGTVRWIKGEHRL
- a CDS encoding homoserine dehydrogenase encodes the protein MAESLRIALAGLGTVGAGVIRLLDENGALIARRAGRPIEIVAVSARDRAKDRGVDLSAYAWEDDMTAFAARDDVDVVVELVGGSDGPALALARKALENGKGLVTANKAMVAHHGLELAELAEQSGAALRYEAAVAGGIPAIKGLGEGAAANRIERIYGILNGTCNYILSEMESTGRDFADVLSEAQSLGYAEADPTFDIEGVDAAHKLSILAALGFGTRLDFASVDTSGISRIRAADIAQADALGYVIRLIGLADVSGSEESRQLFQRVAPYLVAKDHPLAGVSGPTNAVVGEGNFSGRLLFEGAGAGDGPTASAVVADLIDMARGNTPPPFSIPVSALEESAPADPGHRRNRAYIRMVVADRPGVLAEITAAMRDAEVSIESFIQHGQPDGDDVPVLIGMVTHESPEAAVSKALALLDGSPSLVEEPLVMRLLG
- a CDS encoding energy transducer TonB, producing the protein MSGSRIIAIIIVALIHIGMGYALVTGLAYSAFKEAVERVTTVDIEEPPPPPEEEPPPPPPEQEVAPPPPVAPPPPINVAPNPPPVRVQPNIPPPAPISRVVPPPAPPAPAAPPPPPPAPDLSRPAQPEGQARWQRRIIENYPSRALRREIEGTVGVSVTIGADGRVASCRVTRSADPILDEAACDDMRRYARFSPALDRSGNPTSGSWATNIVYQIN
- a CDS encoding MotA/TolQ/ExbB proton channel family protein, with the translated sequence MLIDFLAAGTADGAPKTDFGFVAAMEEGGPVAWFILGIMIIMSVGSFYILITKYFEQNKVMKEYRSNRAAFWRAGSLKDGATKFEKNSAWRQLVDDGIRAGDESAKMTDSLESHDWLHGTLARSEASINAKLASGLPFLATVGATAPFVGLLGTVIGIYNALIKIGATGSASIDQVAGPVGEALIMTAIGLLVAVPAVFAYNYLQSRNRKIASMLSGFSTDLQANITSNGAVKPTLPTAANKAPAPAKAAPAKAAPATAPKK
- a CDS encoding ExbD/TolR family protein — its product is MAIQLGGEETPMSDINTTPLVDVMLVLLIIFLIAVPVAIQTVEELRIPIIETQESDDKVENLLITVTTTDAQGRTPDTIRSGFTGATRDGECRVFLNNTTLVDSTELYDRAFERLDAIVQRAGGPEAIMADPELIPQVHIRGDVNAPWRCVAGTIFNVQAAGYPTVAFISNPVDPEG
- a CDS encoding ExbD/TolR family protein — protein: MAMSGGSDDGSPMMEMNMTPLIDVLLVLLIMFIITIPVATHAINIDLPSPVNNPDTPEVEPIKNKIVLTQDGQILWNDQSISQGELVGNLQESLGFAVEPELQFEPEPLASYELAAEVLSIIKASGVTKFGFVGNERYRQFSAE
- a CDS encoding ExbD/TolR family protein produces the protein MAIKSRLLERRYTAHAQPMSELNITPLIDVLLVLLVMLIISIPIATNSIEVDLPNGRLVGPESPQIALIVTEGGAVLWNGEPVDRPTLEDRLALAATAPDAPVISFEPEANASYNDSVQVINLVDDANITKFAFAGAHQYRTFDAE
- a CDS encoding ExbD/TolR family protein — translated: MPSRLRRKRWLHLPHDHGEPLRQPRYDVVAGVLFTVTGMLIWTDYPVPTHAVTFDLPSPLPSAYHSEREEMVNRVGLTEAGVTTFNGNPVSLYELWDQLALGMSEPIEPLVVFDPHPDAAYGEAARTLVAIKASGVTKFCFARQEARETFGDGSENRLYVVPQTRNSYARRTIIFPPTDCSDELIQSSHPR
- a CDS encoding ligase-associated DNA damage response DEXH box helicase, whose protein sequence is MTSAGVPPEIESWFAGRGWRVRRHQAEMLAAADSGKHAMLVADTGAGKTLAGFLPTLADFTPSRLDGAKPPEGLHTLYVSPLKALAHDVQRNLITPVEEMELGLRIETRSGDTSSDKKRRQRSKPPHVLLTTPESLSLLLSYDDSFELFKGLKRVVVDEVHAFATQKRGDLLALALTRLQAIAPDMQRAALSATVADPDAFRDWIAPDGDVDSVELVEGESGAEPEVEILLPDEERVPWGGHAATWSIAQLYQRIRDNRTTLVFTNTRFLAEYIFQHLWDANEDNLPIGIHHGSLSKEARRKVEAAMAEGKLRALVCTASLDLGVDWGDIDLVVQMGAPKGSSRLLQRIGRAGHRLDTPSRALLVPGNRFEFLEATAALEAVEEGKRDGEEFRPGGLDVLAQHVMGCACAGPFHEDALLAEVTSCLPYASIDKPTWERVLQFVATGGYALRAYDKFKRITRDKDGVWRLTHPERAYQHRMNAGIIVDAEMLEVRFRNGRSLGKVEERFAASLRPGDTFQFAGVNVEVEQLKDMELIVRASKKSAMIPSYGGLRLPLTTHLADRVRGLLTDRAGWARFPDDVREWLEVQDWRSQLPGPDNLLVESFPHGGKHYTVYYTFTGWNANQSLGMLITSRMEALGMMPGGFVANDYSLAVWSLKPVEDPRPLLSPDILTDEFIDWVQDSHLLRRAFREVAVIGGLVERQHPGKKKSGRQVTFSTDLIYDVLRKYEPDHVLIEAAWADAREKMTDIGRLGDLLDTAAERLEFVELDRVSPLAVPVMVMIGREAVPQGGADDELLLEAETLAGAAMRVDGLPGGLGG